From Prionailurus viverrinus isolate Anna chromosome B2, UM_Priviv_1.0, whole genome shotgun sequence, the proteins below share one genomic window:
- the LOC125166257 gene encoding olfactory receptor 2W1-like: MDTNNGSSITDFILLGFSDWPQLEHIISGIVFIFYIVTLVGNTTIILVSNLDSQLHTPMYFFLSNLSFLDLCYATSIIPQMLVNLWGPTKSITYGGCVLQFFFALDFGATECLLLAVMAYDRYAAVCQPLYYTIIMHPQLCQKMVLTAWLGGLGSAFILCSLTLKLPRCGHREVDNFFCEMPALLKMACVYSKVMEVIVFALGVILLLVPLSLILISYTVITQAVMRIKSVARWRKVLNTCGSHLTVVTLFYGTIIYMYMKPQNSTSQDEGKFLTFFYTIVTPTLNPLIYTLRNKDVKCAVKRILWVEKWSSNS, from the coding sequence ATGGACACAAACAATGGAAGTTCAATAACAGATTTCATCCTGCTGGGGTTTTCTGATTGGCCCCAATTAGAACACATCATCTCTGGGATTGTCTTCATCTTCTATATTGTGACTCTGGTAGGAAACACAACCATCATTCTTGTGTCTAACCTAGACAGCCAGCTCCATActcccatgtatttcttcctatCCAATTTGTCTTTTCTGGATCTCTGTTATGCAACTAGCATCATCCCACAGATGTTGGTTAATCTATGGGGTCCAACAAAGTCTATTACCTATGGAGGATGTGTGCTCCAATTCTTCTTTGCCCTTGACTTTGGAGCCACAGAATGTCTTCTCTTGGctgtgatggcctatgaccgctatgctGCTGTTTGTCAACCTCTTTACTACACAATAATAATGCACCCTCAGCTTTGCCAGAAGATGGTGCTCACCGCCTGGTTAGGTGGTCTTGGTAGTGCCTTCATTCTTTGCTCCTTGACTTTGAAGTTGCCAAGATGTGGGCACCGGGAGGTTGATAATTTTTTCTGTGAGATGCCAGCATTGCTCAAGATGGCTTGTGTCTACTCAAAAGTAATGGAGGTCATCGTCTTTGCTCTTGGAGTGATATTACTTCTAGTACCTCTATCACTAATTCTCATCTCCTATACAGTTATCACTCAAGCTGTCATGAGGATCAAGTCAGTGGCAAGGTGGCGTAAGGTTCTTAATACATGTGGTTCCCACCTCACAGTAGTAACTCTTTTTTATGGAACAATCATTTATATGTACATGAAGCCACAGAACAGCACGTCCCAAGACGAGGGGAAATTCCTTACTTTCTTTTACACAATCGTCACACCCACCCTTAACCCTCTGATCTatactttaagaaacaaagatgtaaaatgtgcAGTAAAGAGAATACTGTGGGTAGAAAAATGGTCATCAAATTCATGA